GGTCAATATCCCCGGCTTTCGCCCCGGCAAAGTGCCGGCATCAGTCGTAAAACAGCGTTTCGGCCAGTCGGTCGAAGGGGAAGTCCTCGATAAGACGATCAATGAATGCGTGTCGGAGCTGATGAAGACGCATGATCTGCGTCCGGCATCTCAGCCCAAAGTGGATGTCGGCCAGCTTGACGATGCAAGTGACCTTGAATTCACTTTGAACCTTGAAGTCCTGCCGGCAATCACGATCCCGGAAACATCGGATATCACCTTGACGCGCCTGACTGCGAAACCGGCTCAGGATGGTATCGACAAGGCGTTGGAAGAGCTTGCCAAACGGAATCGCAGCTTTGAGGATATTGAGGAAGCCCGCCCCGCCAAGGAAGGTGACGTGCTGAACGTCAACTTCGTCGGAAAGATCGACGGCACCCCCTTTGATGGCGGCACGGCCAATGACGTCAATGTCGAAATTGGTGGCGCAGGCTTCATCCCCGGCTTCGCTGAGCAGATTGAAGGCATGTCGGCCGGTGAAGAAAAAACCATTAATGTGACCTTCCCGGCTGATTACCAGGCGAAAGAGCTTGCCGGGAAAGAGGCGCAGTTTGAAATCAAAGCCAACAGCCTTAAAAAGCCGGTCGACCCCGCGATTGACGATGAACTCGCCAAGAAAATGGGTTTTGAGTCACTGGAGAAATTGCGCGAACTGATTTCCAACCAGGCTGAAAATGAATATTCGCAATTGACGCGTCTGCGCATCAAGCGGGAATTGCTCGATAAACTCGCCGAGAAAACAGATTTCGAAGCGCCGGAATCGATGATTGAAGCCGAGTTTGGGCAGATCTGGCAGCGTATTGAGCAGGACCGGCAGAATGGTTCACTCGATGAGGAGGATGCCAGCAAGTCGGAAGATGATCTCAGAACGGACTACCGCAAGATTGCCGAGCGCCGTGTAAAACTCGGACTGCTTCTGGCGGAGATCGGTCGTGAAAAAGAGATTTCCGTCTCACGTGAAGAGCTGATGGGCGCTGTGCAGCAGGAGGCCATGCGCTATCCCGGGCAGGAGCAGGCTGTTTTTGAATTTTTCGGGAAAAACCCGCAAGCTGTTGAAGGTCTGCGCGGGCCGATTCTGGAGAATAAGGTCGTCGATTACCTCATCGAGCTTGCGCAGGTGACGGATAAGGAAGTGACGCCGGAGGAACTGGCTGACATGCCGGGCGCCAGCCTCTCATAAGATCATCACAGAAAATCCTGGAATCGGGGTCGGGCTTCCTGAGCGGGTCCGGCCCTGTTTCATTTTTCTGAGTCAGTGACATTTCACAACAATCCGTTATCATGCGGTTTCAGTTGTTTTTAGCGAGGGGTGACTATGTCCATCGAGGATCGCAATCCGTTCGAGATATCCAATAATGCGCTGGTCCCGATGGTCGTGGAACAGACCTCTCGCGGTGAGCGCGCGTTCGATATCTATTCCCGCCTTTTGCAGGAGCGCATCATTTTCCTGACCGGGCCGGTTTATGATCAGGTAGCCTCCCTCATCTCCGCACAATTGCTTTATCTGGAGAGCGTGAATCCCTCCAAGGAGATTTCGTTCTATATCAACAGCCCGGGGGGCGTCGTCTCCGCAGGTTTGGCGATATATGACACGATGCGTTACATCCGGTGCCCCGTCAGCACAGTATGTGTTGGTCAGGCGGCTTCCATGGGCTCCCTTCTGTTGGCGGCGGGAGAAAAGGGGCGACGCTTCTGCCTGCCCAATGCACGTGTCATGGTGCACCAACCTTCCGGCGGGGCGCAGGGCGTGGCAGCGGATATTGAGATCCAGGCGAAAGAGATCCTCATCATTCGCGACCGGTTAAACGAAATTTACCGAACACATACCGGTCGTTCTCTCAAGGAGATTGAGGGCGCGCTTGACCGTGATAATTACCTGTCCGCAGAGCAGGCCTTGAAATTCGGCCTTATTGATGAGGTCGTCGCGCATCGGACGAAAGAGCCGGTAAAATAATTCTCTATTGATTGCATGACGGGTAAACCGCCATAATGTTATTTCCTTATCGGCGCTTCGCGCGGTTTCTGGAGGTTGAAGCTGCATGACGCGCAGTTGCGTGGCGCGTCGACGCGGCAATTTGGTTTGTGTTTCTTCAGAAATGTCGATGTGCAAAAGACGTCTGGGGAAAAAGGAGTGCCTATGAACATCAAGTCCGGCGATTCGAAAAATACGTTGTATTGTTCGTTCTGCGGCAAATCTCAGCATGAAGTGCGTAAGTTGATTGCCGGGCCAACCGTGTTCATCTGTGACGAATGCGTCGAACTCTGCATGGATATCATCCGGGAGGAACATAAATCCCACCTCGTGAAATCGCGGGACGGGGTGCCCACCCCCCGTGAGATCTGCAAAGTCCTCGATGATTACGTGATCGGGCAGGTCCACGCCAAAAAAGCGCTCTCCGTCGCGGTGCATAATCATTATAAGCGCCTGGCGCATGCGCAGAAGAATAATGATGTCGAGATTTCGAAATCGAACATCATGTTGATCGGGCCGACAGGCTCGGGCAAGACGCTTCTGGCGCAGACACTCGCACGCATCCTCGACGTGCCCTTCACCATGGCGGATGCCACGACATTGACCGAAGCCGGTTATGTCGGGGAGGACGTTGAAAACATCATCCTCAAGCTTCTCCAGGCATCTGATTATAACGTTGAGCGCGCCCAGCGCGGCATCGTTTATATTGATGAGATCGACAAGATTTCCCGTAAATCGGATAATCCGTCGATCACGCGGGATGTGAGTGGTGAGGGCGTCCAGCAAGCCCTGCTGAAATTAATGGAAGGTACGGTTGCGTCCGTGCCGCCGCAGGGCGGGCGGAAACATCCGCAGCAGGAATTCCTGCAGGTCGACACCACCAACATGCTGTTTATCTGTGGCGGCGCCTTTGCGGGTTTGGATAAAATTATCGCTGCGCGTGGCAAGGGCTCTGCCATGGGGTTCGGCGCGGAAGTGCGCGGCGAAGATGAGCGTCGTCTGGGTGCCGTCCTGCAGAGTGTTGAACCGGAAGATCTCCTTAAATTCGGCCTGATACCGGAATTTATCGGGCGTATCCCCGTGATCGCCACATTGGAGGACCTTGACCGCGACGCACTCGTCTCCATCCTGTCGACGCCTAAAAATGCGTTGGTCAAGCAATATCAGCGCCTCTTCCAGATGGAAGGTGTTTCACTGACCTTCACCGAGGATGCACTGGGCCAGATTGCGCGGCGGGCGATGGACCGTAAAACGGGCGCGCGCGGTCTGCGTTCGATCGTGGAGAATATTCTTCTCGACACGATGTTTGACCTTCCCGGCCTTGAGAGTGTCGAGGAAGTGGTCGTGAATAAGGATGTCGCTGACGGCAAGGCCAAGCCTGTTTATGTTTACGGCAAAGGTGGCGCTGCCGAGGCGAAGGAGCAATCAGCCTGAAGCGGTGCCGCGCGTCGGCACTGTCTTGAAAAAGGCGCGGATTGTGCACATTTATGGTGCGATAAGTGACCTGCCCGAAAGCAGGGGGGAAACGGCCCGGAATCTGTGCCGATATCACGGGCAGACATGGTGCGATCGTCCATCAGGAGATCAATTTTGTGACGGAAAAAATGAAAGATAGTGGTGAGAAAGCCGTGCCGGACGCGCGTAAAGCCGTCGAGAGTCCGGCAGCCGATTATGTGGCGGTTCTACCGCTTCGCGACATTGTGGTTTTCCCGCATATGATTGTGCCGCTCTTCGTCGGGCGTGAGAAGTCAGTGCGTGCGCTGGAGGCAGTGACCAGTCAGAACAAGCAGATCCTGCTCGTCGCACAAAAGGATGCCTCGCAGGACGACCCTTCCTCCGACGATATTTACGGTTTCGGCACAGTTTCCACGATCCTGCAATTGCTGAAACTTCCTGACGGCACCGTTAAAGTCCTTGTGGAGGGCGTGCGCCGCGCCCGCATCAAATCGTTGCAGGACAGGGACGGACATTTTGAGGCCGTCATTGACGAGGTTGATGACGACCTCAGTGAGGATGAGGAGCTTGACGCGCTTGGCCGGACGGCCATCTCGCAGTTTGAGCAATATGTCAAACTCAATAAGAAGATCGCGCCGGAAGTCATGATCTCGATCGGCCAGATTGAGCAGCCTTCCAAACTCGCGGACACAATCGCCAGTCATCTGACCCTTAAAATCCCCGACAAGCAGAAATTACTTGAGACAATCTCCGTCTCCCAGCGTCTGGAGCAGGTCTTCACGCATATGGAGCAGGAGATTGGCGTCCTCCAGGTTGAGAAACGCATTCGTAATCGCGTCAAACGACAGATGGAGAAGACGCAGCGGGAATATTACCTCAATGAGCAGTTGAAGGCGATCCAGAAAGAACTCGGTGAGGGTGAAGAGGGGCGTGACGAGACGGCGGAAATTGAGGAGAAAATCAAATCCACCCGTCTCTCAAAGGAAGCGCGTGAGAAAGCGACGGGCGAACTGCGCAAGCTGCGGGGCATGAGCCCGATGTCCGCCGAGTCGACCGTCGTGCGGAATTATCTCGAATGGCTCCTCTCACTTCCCTGGAAGAAGCGGAGCAAGATCTCCAAAGATCTCGGCGCTGCCCAACAGATACTCGACACGGATCACTACGGACTCGAGAAGGTCAAGGAGCGGATACTCGAATATCTGGCGGTTCAGTCGCGCGCGCAGAAGCTTAAAGGGCCGATTTTATGCTTCGTGGGTCCGCCCGGCGTCGGTAAAACATCGCTGGCGCGCTCCATCGCGAAATCGATCGGAAGAAATTACGTCCGTATGTCGCTCGGTGGCGTGCATGACGAATCGGAAATCCGTGGTCATCGCCGCACCTATATTGGGTCCATGCCCGGTAAAATCGTCCAGGGCATGAAAAAAGCCAAGACGTCGAACCCGCTCTTCCTGCTTGATGAGATTGATAAACTGGGCTCGGACTGGCGCGGTGACCCTTCTTCGGCGCTGCTGGAAGTTCTCGACCCGGAGCAGAACGGCACTTTCAACGATCATTACCTAGAAGTCGATTACGATTTATCAGACGTGATGTTCGTGACGACGGCGAATAGCCTGAATATGCCCCAGCCTCTTCTGGACCGGATGGAGATCATCCGCATTTCCGGCTATACGGAAGATGAGAAAGTCGAGATTGCCCGGCGTCACCTTGTTGAGAAACAGGCCAAGGCCAATAATCTCAAATCATCGGAATGGTCATTGAGTGACGACGCGCTGCGCGAGATCATTCAGAGTTACACACGTGAGTCCGGCGTCCGTAATCTTGAGCGTGAAATTGCCAAAATTGCGCGCAAGGTTGTCAAAGCCATCGTGACATCGCCGGAAACAAAAAAGATCGACGTCACGGTAGAGAATCTTGCCGGGTTCCTCGGTGTAAAGAGATTTCACCATGGTGAAGCGGAACAGGAAGACCTTGTCGGCATGGTTTCCGGCCTGGCCTGGACGGAAGTTGGCGGCGAGATCCTGACGATTGAAAGCGTGTTGCTGGACGGTAAAGGGCAGGTTAAGGCGACCGGTAAATTGGGGGAAGTTATGCAGGAGAGCGTTTCGGCGGCTTTCTCCTATGTGCGGTCCCGCAGTCCTGAGCTTGGCATCTCGCGCAAAGTTTATGAGACGCGCGACATCCATGTGCATGTGCCGGAGGGCGCCACGCCGAAAGACGGGCCTTCAGCCGGTGTGGCCATGGCCATCTCGATCATCAGCACCCTGACCGGTATCCCGATCCGTCATGATGTCGCCATGACGGGTGAAATCACGCTGCGCGGCCGCGTGCTGGAAATTGGCGGCCTGAAAGAAAAGCTGCTGGCGGCTGTCCGGGCTGGCATCAAAAAAGTGTTCATCCCTAAGGATAATGAGAAGGATCTGGTCGATATTCCTGAAAATGTGAAATCGGCCTTGTGCATCGTTCCTGTCTCACATGTCAGTGAGGTGGTTAATGCGGCCCTGACGAAGCCGGTGACGCCGATCATCTGGTCAAATGAGCCGGATGAAAACTTAACAGGGCGTGAAAATCGGGGTGAGGGGGCAGGGCTGCCACATTAACCCGCGGCGCCCCGATGTCTGTCATCCGTGACATCGGGGAAGCCCTGTGTTGTTTGGGTTTCGCTGGCGTCGTCAAGCGTCAAAATTATCTGTTTTTATAATCTTTCTGGTTTCAGAAGGTGTTGACGTTAAAAAAAACCTCTCCATACTGCACCCGACCGAGGCCGAAAGATTGCGGCTTGGGTCATGTGGTAAAAGGCCCAATTTGGAAAGGCATAAAATGAAAAAACCCCTCAACAAGCAGGAGCTTATTGCGGCTGTCGCGAGTCATGCTGATTTGCCGAAAGCAAAGACGGGTGAAGTTATTGATGCCGTTTTCGAAGTGATCCAGAAAGCCCTTGTCGACAACCAGGAAGTGCGCCTCGTCGGGTTTGGTTCATTCGCGACGGCGACACGCAAGGCGACAAAAGGTCGTAATCCCCGCACAGGTGAAGAAATCCAGATCCCCGCTTCGACTTCCGTCCGCTTCAAGGCCGGCAAAGGCTTGAAAGACGCCGTCGCCTGAGCCAATTTCTGGCACATGTCATCTGCCATGTGCCAACATCATGGGCGATTAGCTCAGCGGTAGAGCGTCTCGTTTACACCGAGAGGGTCGGCGGTTCAATCCCGTCATCGCCCACCATGATATGCTGACAGGGCGCGAATTGTCTAAAATCAAATGGCGCTTGCGTATTTATGAGTCACTCCCATCGACTTCGGCTTTCTGTAAAGAGCAGGCCGAGGCCGGGGCAGCGGAGGGGCTGGCCGTCATGGCCCGTCGGCAGACAGCAGGGCGCGGCACAAAAGGCCGCGTCTGGGTCGCCCCGCCCGGCAATTTGTCATTCTCACTTCTTCTGCGCCCTGCTGACGTCGTTTCCTGCCTTAAAACCCTGCCATTTCTGACGTCAATCGCTGTTTATGAGGCGATACACGCCCTGCTCCCGACAACGGAACTCACGCTGAAATGGCCGAATGACATTCTTCTGCGGGGAGATAAGGTCAGCGGCATCCTCATTGAGTCCAGTCCCGCGCCCGAAGGGTGGGTCGTTGTCGGGATCGGCGTCAATATCCGATCCGCACCTGAAATGCCGGGCCGTCATCTTGCCTGCCTCGCCCAGCTCGGTCTTTCACCTGCGCCGGAAGCCCTCGCCAAGATGATCATGGATCATCTCAGTGCCGGGCTTGCCGCTTTTGCCTCTTCAGGCGCTGATTTCGTGCGGGATGCCTGGCTCTCCCGCGCGCACAAAATCGGGACGCGCCTTGCGGTCACGACGGGAGATGACTATACAGAAGGTTTGTTTCACGGCTTGGGTCCGGAGGGTCAACTTCTGCTTTTGACAGCGGGCAATAAGGTAAAATCGTTCCTGTCGGGTGAAACGTCCATGATGCTACAGGTTCGCGATGCTCCTTGCCATTGATGCCGGCAATACAAATATCGTTTTTGCTCTCCATGACGGGGAGAAATGGCGTGGAAATTGGCGCATATCGACCAATAATCACCGCACTTCCGATGAATATGGTGCTTGGCTGACCACTTTGCTTGAAAAGCAGGGTATTTCATCAAAGCAGATAACGCGGGCGATTATCGGCACCGTCGTTCCGGCCGCGCTCTATCATTTGAGGCTGCTTTGTCGCGCCTGGCTTGATCTTGAGCCCCTCATCGCCAATTCGCGCTCCAATTGGGGGCTTGGCTGCAAAGTTGATACGCCGGATGAAGTAGGTGTTGACCGGCGTCTCAATGGCCTTGCCGCGCATCACATGTTTGGCGGCCCCCTCGTCGTCGTGGATTTCGGCACGGCGACAACATTTGATGTTGTGGATGCGGAAGGGGCTTTCTGCGGCGGGGCCATCGCACCGGGCGTCAATCTTTCACTTGAGGCGCTGCACCAGGCTGCGGCGCGCCTCCCCCGCATCAGCGTCGGCAGGCCGACTTCGGCGATCGGGCGCAACACCATCGTCAGTATGCGCTCGGGCCTCTTCTGGGGTTATGTCGGGCTGGTAGAAGGGATTGTTTCTCAAATAAAAGCGGAGATGAAGACCCCCCTCGCTGTGATTGCGACAGGCGGGCTTGCACCTCTTTTTTCAGAGGGGACGTCGCTTTTTCAGCATGTTGCCCTGACTCTGACACTTGATGGATTGCGCCTCCTTGCAGACAGAAATCCTTCTCAGAATGCCATCGATCGCGATGATTGACATCGAAATTTACCTCTAATTACAACTTATTCTGGAGACTATATGACAGAAACCATCGGCAATTTTGCCTTTCTGCCTCTCGGCGGAACGGGCGAAATCGGCATGAACTTGAATCTTTACATGTTAGACGGGCATTATCTGGCTGTTGATTGCGGGATTGGTTTTTCCGGCAATGACACGCCGGAAGCTGAAATCCTCATGCCCGACCCAAGCTTCCTGGCTGAACGTCACGACCAGCTTTGCGGCCTCGTCGTCACGCATGCGCATGAGGATCATCTGGGTGCGATTGAGCATCTCTGGCCACAATTCAAATGCCCGATCTACGCGACACCTTTCGCCGCTGCCGTTTTGAAGCGCAAGCTTGGTGAAGCCCGCATGCTCGACAAAGTGCAGATCAACGTCATCGCGCCCGGCGCGCGTTTTGAGGTGGGTCCGTTCGATCTGCAATTTATTTCGGTGACGCATTCCGTCCCGGAGGCGCAGTCCCTTGCCATGCGCACGCCCTATGGTAACTACATCCATACGGGCGATTTCAAAATCGATGAGGCCCCCCTCCTGGGCCCGATGACCGATTTCGACAGTTTCCGACAATTAGGGGAGGATGGCGTGCGTGCCGTGATCGGCGACAGCACAAATGTCTTCCGTGAAGGCCCCTCGGGCACGGAACAATCGGTGCGGGAAGGGCTGACCACCCTCATCGCGGACCTGACCGGTCGCGTCGCGGTCACATGTTTTGCCAGTAATGTTGCACGCGTGGAATCCATCGCAATGGCGGCCCGGGCAGCGGGGCGAAAAGTCGTGACAGTGGGGCGCTCCCTCCGCAACCTTGAAGTCGCCGCGCGGGAATGCGGCTATCTGACGGATATTCCGCCTTTTCTGACGGAGCAGGATGCAGCGCATATCCCGGACCGTGAATTGCTTCTGATCGTCACGGGAAGTCAGGGTGAGCCCCGCTCAGCCTTGACGCGGATCGCGGCAGACACGCACCCGAACATCTCCCTCGGGGAGGGTGACACCATTATTTACAGCTCACGTATGATCCCCGGCAACGAGCACGCTGTCATCGCCGTGCAGGATAATCTCTCCCGCCGCGGTGTGCGTGTTTTGACGGATCGTGACCATCCCGTGCATGTTTCAGGTCACGCCACCAGTGGGGACCTGCGCAGACTTTATGAAGTTCTGAAGCCCGAATATGTCGTCCCCACCCATGGCGAATGGCGCCATCTGACAGCCCATGCGGATCTCGCGCGCAAGGTGGGCGCAAAGACCGTGCTGCTTGAGGATGGGGACATTCTGCAACTGGCGCCTGGCAAGCCGGAAATCATCGATACGGCACCGACCGGGCGTTACGTACTGGATGGCAGCCGCATCCTGCCCCTGACCAGCGATGTCCTCGCGGCGCGGCGGCGCATGCTTTATAATGGCATGGTGATTGGCAGCTTCGCTGTCGACGATGAAGGCTTCATGATCGGCCTGCCGAAAATCAGCGCGCCCGGATTGCTTGAAAGCACGGACCCGGAGTCACACCGGATTGTTGAGGATTTCGCCAATGCCATTGACGATATCCCGGATAATATCCGCGCGGAGGATGACGCGTTCCGCGATGCGGCCAAAACGGCGCTGCGACGCGCTCTGGGACGCAAATTGCAAAAGCGCCCCCTTGTGGATGTCCATCTCTTACGCGTTTGATAAAATCTGATAAAACGAGGGTGAGGGTGTTTTTCCTCACCCATCATCATCCCGGAATTCTCCATGCGTCTCACAAAAAGCTTTCTGCCCACCCTCAAAGAGGTCCCTGCTGACGCCCAGATCGCGTCACATCGTCTTATGTTGCGCGCGGGGCTGATCCGGCAGACAGCATCCGGCATTTACGCCTGGCTGCCGGCGGGCCTGCGCGTTTTGCGCAATATAGAGCGCATTGTGCGGGAGGAGCAGAACGCGATCGGCGCGCAGGAAGTGCTGATGCCGACCCTCCAATCCGCCGATCTCTGGCGGCAGTCAGGCCGTTATGATGCGTACGGGCCGGAAATGCTGCGGATCAATGACCGCCACGGGCGCGACATGCTTTACGGTCCGACAAATGAGGAAATGATCACCGAAATTTTCGGGCAGACGGTCAAATCCTATCGTGAGCTGCCGCAATCACTCTACCATATTCAATGGAAATTCCGCGATGAGCGGCGGCCCCGCTTCGGGGTCATGCGCGGGCGGGAATTTCTGATGAAGGACGCTTATTCCTTCGATGCGGATTATGACGGGGCGGTCGTCTCTTACCGCAAAATGATGCTGGCTTATCTCAGGACATTCCAGCGTCTCGGTGTGCGGGCGATCCCCATGCGGGCAGATACCGGGCCGATTGGCGGGGAATTGAGCCATGAATTCCTGATTCTCGCCCCGACGGGAGAAAGCACCGTCTATTTCGACGCGGCGCTGGAGCAGCAGGACTGGCTTGCACAATCAGTTGATCTTGACGATCCTGAGAGTTTAGGCCGGTTTTTCAAAGACGTCACCACCTCTTATGCCGCGACCGATGAGATGCATGACGAAACAGCCTGGAAGACCGTCCCAGCCGACAGGCAGCGGGAAGGGCGGGGAATTGAGGTCGGCCATATTTTCTATTTCGGGGATAAATACACCAGATCAATGGGTGTCTCCGTCAATGGCCCGGATGGGGCGGCGTTTCATCCCCATATGGGATCTTACGGTATCGGCGTTTCCCGTCTGACCGGCGCGATTATCGAAGCGCATCATGACGCGCAGGGCATCATCTGGCCGGAATCGGTCGCGCCCTTCAAAGCTGCGATCCTGAATCTCAAGCCCGGTGACGCGATGGTTGATGAAATCTGCAACAGGTTTAACCATATCGGGGGTGACGCTGTGTTGCTGGATGATCGGGATGAGCGTGCTGGCGTTAAGTTCAATGATGCGGATCTTATGGGTCACCCATGGCAGATCATTGTCGGACCGCGCGGCGCCAAAGAGGGGCGCGTGGAGCTGAAAAACCGTCGCTCCGGTGAAAGGCTTGACCTCAGCGTCGATGAGGCGATTGAAAAGGTTCTGTCGTAAATATGTTCAATGCTTTTGAGAGAAGTGTCGCGGGGAGATATTTGCGCGCCCGAAGGGGTGAGCGCTTTGTGTCGATCATCGCGATTTTCTCTCTCATCGGCATTGCATTGGGCGTGGCGACGCTGATCATCGTCATGGCGGTCATGAATGGTTTCCGTGATGACCTGATGTCCCGCGTCCTCGGTTTAAATGGTGAGCTGAATATTTACTCAGGCCGCCATGTCATTACCGCCTATCAGGACGATGTCGCCCGGATCCGCGCGATCAAAGGCGTTACGCGCGTCACGCCCATGGCAGAGGGGACGATATTGCTCGACGCTGCGGGCTATAGTGCTGGCGGTTTGATGCGCGGCATCTCAGCAGGTGATTTCGCCGCGCTTCATGCTTTAAGCGATAATATCGTCGCCGGACGGCTGGAGGATTTTCACGGGCCGGACGCCATCGCCATCGGGGCGGCTTTATCGACGAAATCAGGGCTGCAACTTGGCAGCAAAGTGACGCTGCTTTCCCCCCAGGGACGCGCAACGCCCTTCGGCACCATGCCACGCATCCGAAGTTACACGGTTTCCCTTATTTTCGATGCCGGGGTGAATGATTATGACTCCAGCATTGTCTTCCTGCCATTGGAGGCGGCGCAGAAATTTCTGATGACGCCCAACGGCGTGTCCTTCATTCAAGTCGGGCTGGATGACCCGATGAAGGCCCGGGCGGTCGGCCGTGAAATAGCGCAGCGACTGGGTGACCCGCAATTGCGCGTCATGGATTGGACGCGCAGCAATAATGCTTTTCTCGGCGCGTTGGATGTGCAGCAGAATGTCATGTTTCTGATCCTGACGCTGATCATCCTTGTCGCGGCCTTTAATGTGATTTCCTCCATGATCATGATGGTTAAGGATAAAACGCGGGATATTGCGGTGTTGCGCACGCTGGGTGCGACGCGCGGCGCGATCATGCGCATTTTCCTGATGTGCGGCGCCTCTGTCGGGGTTTGCGGCACGATGATCGGCTTTATCATCGGTGTCGTTTTCTGCCTCAATATTGAGCGCATCCAACATGGCATTGAGCATCTGACCCACACAAATCTCTTCAATCCCGAATTTTACTATCTTGAGCATCTGCCCGCACATCTTGTCTGGTCTCAGGTTATGGATGTGCTTGTCCTCTCACTCATTCTGTCATTCAGCGCCACCCTTTACCCCGCCTGGCGGGCAGCGCGGACGGACCCGGTCGAGGCTTTGCGTCATGAGTGAGCCGCCCGTTTTCTCCCTCTCCAACATCGTCAAAATTTACGAGTCCGGCGATGAAAAACTGCGCGTCCTTGATGGGGCATCGATCACCCTCCAGGAGGGCGAAATCGTCGCGCTCATCGCCCCCAGCGGGACAGGGAAATCGACCTTGCTGCATATTGCCGGATTGCTGGAGCGCCCCGATGCGGGACAGATCGCGATTGCAGGGCGCGACGTAACGCGCTTCTACGATGCGGAGCGTTCAGCCCTGCGCCGGGATGAAATCGGGTTTGTCTACCAATTCCATCACCTCCTCGCTGAATTCACCGCGCTGGAGAATGTCGTGCTCCCTCAACGTATCGGGCGTGTGCCGGCTTCGGTCGCGCGCAGAAATGCAGCGGATCTGCTCGCGCAATTCGGCCTGTCTCATCGTCAGGACCATCTACCCGGTCGCCTCTCCGGCGGGGAGAAACAGCGCGTGGCGATTGCCCGCGCCCTGGCCAATCACCCCAAAATTATCCTCGCTGATGAGCCGACGGGAAATCTCGACGGCAAAACATCTGACCTCGTTTTTGATAACCTGCTGGAGGTGGTGCGCAAAGCGCGCGCAACGGCGTTGATCGCGACCCATAATGAGGCGCTGGCCCGACGCATGGACCGCGTCATCGCCTTGCAGGACGGGAAACTTCACACCGTCTGAGCAGCCCCTTCCGCAGACTCGCGGCGTCACCGGGGCGATGACATTCCGCGCACGATTTTGATGCCGTCGGGCGCGTGTGTCTGATATTGTGACGTCATGTCACATGCCGATTTCGTTCACCTCCGTAATCACTCTGCCTACTCCCTCAGTCAGGGGGCGATTCGGATACCGGATCTGGTCGATCTGGCCGTCGAAAGTGCGATGCCGGCGCTGGCGCTGACGGATACGGGCAATCTCTTCGGCGCCCTCGAATTTTCGCAATATGCGGTCAAAAAGGGCGTGCAGCCGATTATCGGATGTCAGCTCTCCCTCACATTGGACGACCCGGCCGCGACGGCGCAACTCTCAGAAACGCTCGTCCTCCTTGCCCGCAATGAAAAAGGGTTGGAGAATCTCCAATTCCTCTCCTCCGAAGGCTTTTTGACGTCGGACCCTGGTGACCCGACTCTATCGCTGGAGGCGATCTGCGCCCGCGCTGAAGGGTTATTTCTGCTGACGGGGGGCACGCGCGGGCGGCTTTTCCGCCTGCTTGCGGCGGGCATGGAAGATGAGGCGACGGCGCTCCTCCAGACCCTCACATCGCACTTTAAAGATAATATGGCGATCGAACTCCATCGGCATGGCCACGCGCAGGAGCAGGCGGTGGAGCCAGGTCTGGTCGC
This genomic stretch from Candidatus Kirkpatrickella diaphorinae harbors:
- the proS gene encoding proline--tRNA ligase translates to MRLTKSFLPTLKEVPADAQIASHRLMLRAGLIRQTASGIYAWLPAGLRVLRNIERIVREEQNAIGAQEVLMPTLQSADLWRQSGRYDAYGPEMLRINDRHGRDMLYGPTNEEMITEIFGQTVKSYRELPQSLYHIQWKFRDERRPRFGVMRGREFLMKDAYSFDADYDGAVVSYRKMMLAYLRTFQRLGVRAIPMRADTGPIGGELSHEFLILAPTGESTVYFDAALEQQDWLAQSVDLDDPESLGRFFKDVTTSYAATDEMHDETAWKTVPADRQREGRGIEVGHIFYFGDKYTRSMGVSVNGPDGAAFHPHMGSYGIGVSRLTGAIIEAHHDAQGIIWPESVAPFKAAILNLKPGDAMVDEICNRFNHIGGDAVLLDDRDERAGVKFNDADLMGHPWQIIVGPRGAKEGRVELKNRRSGERLDLSVDEAIEKVLS
- a CDS encoding ribonuclease J, producing the protein MTETIGNFAFLPLGGTGEIGMNLNLYMLDGHYLAVDCGIGFSGNDTPEAEILMPDPSFLAERHDQLCGLVVTHAHEDHLGAIEHLWPQFKCPIYATPFAAAVLKRKLGEARMLDKVQINVIAPGARFEVGPFDLQFISVTHSVPEAQSLAMRTPYGNYIHTGDFKIDEAPLLGPMTDFDSFRQLGEDGVRAVIGDSTNVFREGPSGTEQSVREGLTTLIADLTGRVAVTCFASNVARVESIAMAARAAGRKVVTVGRSLRNLEVAARECGYLTDIPPFLTEQDAAHIPDRELLLIVTGSQGEPRSALTRIAADTHPNISLGEGDTIIYSSRMIPGNEHAVIAVQDNLSRRGVRVLTDRDHPVHVSGHATSGDLRRLYEVLKPEYVVPTHGEWRHLTAHADLARKVGAKTVLLEDGDILQLAPGKPEIIDTAPTGRYVLDGSRILPLTSDVLAARRRMLYNGMVIGSFAVDDEGFMIGLPKISAPGLLESTDPESHRIVEDFANAIDDIPDNIRAEDDAFRDAAKTALRRALGRKLQKRPLVDVHLLRV
- a CDS encoding biotin--[acetyl-CoA-carboxylase] ligase, translated to MSKIKWRLRIYESLPSTSAFCKEQAEAGAAEGLAVMARRQTAGRGTKGRVWVAPPGNLSFSLLLRPADVVSCLKTLPFLTSIAVYEAIHALLPTTELTLKWPNDILLRGDKVSGILIESSPAPEGWVVVGIGVNIRSAPEMPGRHLACLAQLGLSPAPEALAKMIMDHLSAGLAAFASSGADFVRDAWLSRAHKIGTRLAVTTGDDYTEGLFHGLGPEGQLLLLTAGNKVKSFLSGETSMMLQVRDAPCH
- a CDS encoding lipoprotein-releasing ABC transporter permease subunit, yielding MFNAFERSVAGRYLRARRGERFVSIIAIFSLIGIALGVATLIIVMAVMNGFRDDLMSRVLGLNGELNIYSGRHVITAYQDDVARIRAIKGVTRVTPMAEGTILLDAAGYSAGGLMRGISAGDFAALHALSDNIVAGRLEDFHGPDAIAIGAALSTKSGLQLGSKVTLLSPQGRATPFGTMPRIRSYTVSLIFDAGVNDYDSSIVFLPLEAAQKFLMTPNGVSFIQVGLDDPMKARAVGREIAQRLGDPQLRVMDWTRSNNAFLGALDVQQNVMFLILTLIILVAAFNVISSMIMMVKDKTRDIAVLRTLGATRGAIMRIFLMCGASVGVCGTMIGFIIGVVFCLNIERIQHGIEHLTHTNLFNPEFYYLEHLPAHLVWSQVMDVLVLSLILSFSATLYPAWRAARTDPVEALRHE
- a CDS encoding type III pantothenate kinase, producing MLLAIDAGNTNIVFALHDGEKWRGNWRISTNNHRTSDEYGAWLTTLLEKQGISSKQITRAIIGTVVPAALYHLRLLCRAWLDLEPLIANSRSNWGLGCKVDTPDEVGVDRRLNGLAAHHMFGGPLVVVDFGTATTFDVVDAEGAFCGGAIAPGVNLSLEALHQAAARLPRISVGRPTSAIGRNTIVSMRSGLFWGYVGLVEGIVSQIKAEMKTPLAVIATGGLAPLFSEGTSLFQHVALTLTLDGLRLLADRNPSQNAIDRDD